GCTCGGTCTCCGCTGCTGGGGAGCCGTGGGGCCCGTGGGCCCGTGGTGTTGGCCTAAACACCATTCTAGCGGTTCGTTTAGCTTGTTTATTGGCATGAAAATCTATCAAAAATGCATCATgcactttatatttattgtacgtaaatacaaaaataatgtgCTTGACATTTGACCCGGCCCAAACCACAGCGACAACAGCGCTTTGGCCGTGCCACATGTTGCCCATGGTCTCTTGCCAATGGCCAAGTTGCCAAGTTGCCAGGTTGCCTGCAAGTCTGCAAGTCCCGACTGATTATGAAACTGGCTGCTTTGTCGGTGTCCGGGGATATTTGGTTATTGTCTTCGGACTTGCATTCTAACACAAATCAAAGCGGGCAACAGCAATCCCAACACTCGCCACTTAAACGCTCGTTTATAACGTtgttaaaatacaataaatagcCAGGACTCGCAGCAGGCGGTTCTCACTGCCTCTCCGCCGACCCGAGCCCATTTCCATTGCTCATGCTGATTTATGAAATGTGGACGCCGATGTGGCGGCCCACAAGCCGCAAACAGAGCCCCCCCGCCACCACCCTGCCAAAGGCCAGCTTTCTGGCCAGGCTTAGACCCGGCACTGGGTACTGGGTAGTGGGTACTGGGAGCTCGATACTCGGTACTCGATGCCAGGGGCCTCTAACTGGGCAAAGTCGGCAGGGGTGAATGTGTGTGATTGTGGGCCCGTGATTGAGTTGTCGGCCTGCTGGGCTACTGTTTGCAGTTCGCCGCGTGGCTTATCTTGCGGTGCATCGCAGCTGCTCGACCAGCCTCCACTTATCACGGCCTGGCAGGAAGGGGTCAAGGATTACGGCTGCACTGGCACACCGAAAGTGTTTGAGTCGGAAACTCGGCCGCCATCAGTGCTCCACTTAATGATGTTTATTGTGCGAGACAGTGCTATTAGCCCAATCTATCTAATACCCAATATATCCTACATGGTCACTCCTAGCCACAATTGCATTACTTAGTATGCCGTACTCACCCATAAGTAGGTGCCAGCTGGTCTTGTCCAGATCTTCCAGCTATCTCCTTCCCAGCATCCGCGATCTCCCCGATCAGGTCTCAAGTATTCAAGTCACCATCTTCCGATGTGTCCGTACGCTTTTCTTCACACACTTTCCAGTTTCAGTTCTCACTGATTGATCACACTGTTCACGTCTTTCAATCACTGAACTCCAGAATGCCAGAAGCCAGTAGCCAGAAGAAAGAAGCCGAGGATCGCTCCTCGATCGTCGTGCAGGTCACGCAGTTGCTCACAGACTGAAAACGTAACCCCAGCGGTCGGAGCTCTTGAGTCCCGAGCCGGAGCAACCCGAGGAGAAACCCGTTTGGAGGGGCTTAAGAGTAGCACTGCGATCCGCACTGGAGGGATGGGTGCGAGAGGGAGGCCACATGCGGCCGATCCGCTTGCACCTTCGGGCCGCTCTCTTCGAGCCTCTCTTAAGCCGCCTATTAGGCACCTATACCTTGTATATAGTCCTCCATGTAGCGCCGAGATGTGGGCGGGACTTGTATTAGATTTTATAGACCCGCTTGTGACTCGCTCACCAATTCCATCTTGGGCCGGGCCCATGTACATTGGCTGCGTGGGGACAGATGGACACATGGACACATGGACAGATGGACAGATGGGTAGATGGGCACACAAATGAGTGGTCCCCGGCCGCAGCAGgcatgaaaattcaatttacaccAACCTGCTACAAAATGACGTATCTCTGCATGTATTTACTGCGATTTATTCACTCCTATATGAGTATATACTCGAATGAATATCTGCAGCGGGTACTTCGCTGTTGGGTGTAACCAGTTCTCGAGCAACAAATATGAAATCAGCGattgaatattttgtattccgcttgtgggcgtgggcacGCTCCGGTCCTATAGATGGtcttggctttgtttttgctcatTTTTGTAAAATGACACAATTTAACGATTTCCAAACAGTTCTCGGCTTGGTCTTTGACTAATGATGAAGGCGCTGGAACTGATTTGTCAATTAGTTTTGGAGTCGGCTCGGCTGTGCTCGATTTTGGTAACGTTTACTGAGGGGTTTCAATTAACGGATTCAGTTTAGGTTTATATATATGACATATATCAGTTAAAGCTGTTCTCATTCTAAACATAATCTTAGAGTTTACAAATGGGAAATTacttttcaattagttttcaatACGGGCACTGAAACAAGAGCTATTTGAGACTGTTTCTTGGACTTCAAAGTTTAAAATGACCAATGTCATTATGGTGTTTGGCAACGCTGTACCATCTATCCAATTAAAATGAGTTTCTCAAATGACAAAACAAAcgctttaaaattgatttataagTCCCCTCCGCCACGGAACTTTATCAGAGCCACCAAGGCACGCATTCAATGGGTTGCCCAGCATTTAATCGCTGTCAGGGGCTCCAGATTGTTTGCTCAGTTAGGGACCTTCTGCGACTTGGCATGGCTAAATCTAGCCAAACATCGAacccagttgccagttggctgGGCACCCACATCAGCAGCCGTCCCCTTGCAGCCTTCCAATCGGAGGCACTTAACATACGCCGAGTTGAGATCTTGTATTCGTATAATTGCAATTTCCATTCAACTGTTTGTTCGCCGCCGCTCTGTGTCCGACTCCgtttcatttgtttggctAGTTTTGCGGTTGTTAGTGCCCATCATAAATTGCAGAAGCGGCCAGGGGATCCCCTCCAGCCACTGGGCATGCGGACCAGGAGGAGTGGCCAAGTGGAGCAGGGAAAGCAGAGGGAAGCAGGGGGAGTAGAGGGAGCGGCACAGGCTAATCGGTGGCGTTTCATCTGCGGCCTGCTGTCCTGTTGTCCTGTTGCCTCTTGTTCGCCTGTCGGCGCACGCATAATTAGGCCTGAGGACAATCGTTTGGGtcgctgcactgcgagaaactaGTGCGACTGATTTGCATATGACACAACAGAAACTAGATACTAGATATTGGGAAATTCACAGTCATATAGCCCTAGAGTGATATAGAAGCGTGATTTATTCTGAACTCATATTTCCTGTTCATTGTAATAGAGCATATGTTAGCTCTACATATCATTTAGCTGAGTGCACTAGTGGCAGGTTACCCCGCGCAATTTGGCCAAATAATTGGTAACCGAAAACAATAAGCTCGTTTCTCGTACTCCCAACCAATCGTGGCATCCTAATGCGGTCCAGACATTTAAATAGATGCTAATTCCCATCATAACTGACTGGAGACCTCGTTTCCCGTTCCCCGTTCTCGGCTCCAAATGAACTAATGAATTTGAACCCGCCACTCGATTGTGGCAGACTCACGACGAGGCGATTGGAGGCGACTTGCAACTTCCTGCTGGCCGCTTTCTTTGCGCGTGAATCCGTGTAAccgcaaccagcaaccagcaacccGCAATCCGCAACAGAGAAAAGGCACAAAACTGTGATTTGCCCAAAAACAGAAAGCCGGCCAGAAAGCCTCGCTTTGCGGATATAAACGCTTTAAAACTCCATATTGTGGCCTGGCCCGGATGCGACGACAATTGTGAAGACGACCGACCAAATGGCCAAATCCGACTCCCAGTTTAGCTGGCAAATGTCTACGCAGTGTTGTCGCTTCTGCCGCTTTTGTTGCCCTGCGTTGTTGCCTGTTGCCAGTTGGTTGTTGCcagttggttgttggttgttcgCTTGTTGCCGCTCCGTGTCAACTGACTTTTGCCTCAgctttcggcttttgtttCCACCAGCCCCAGCCAAGCCGCCCCATTTTGCTTAGCCAGCCAAGCCATCCCATAACATTTTCCCCAGCGTTTCCTGCTCAAAATGTTGCCGCTGTCCTGAGGTTCTGATTGTGTGATTCCTCCTACGAAATCGAGGGACAGTGGTTCACAAAGATGTCTTACTTGAACTGCAAAGATGTCACAATGAATGGTTATCATATGTTTTGAATATTCACTATTCACATTTAGATTATTCACAAGAGGTCCCAAGTAAAGgttataaatactttaaagaACCCCCGACTTTCCAGCTACTTTAGTATCCAATGAACaagtatacattttttatagaGACTGCGATTGTGTTGTTGATTTCAATGATGTGCCGTTTGGGCAATAAACACAAGAATCGGAGCAACCCAAAACCATTTCATCTCGTATGCAAACCCCTTTGTGCCACTGTTATCCTTTGGCCTGTTCCCTGGGCAATTGTGCGTTAGATTTAAGTGCTTTCGTTTGCCAGgcttaatttgcatttttatttttatgttttcattgAAAGCGCCAGCATCAATGGAGCCCGCTGGCTTCGGACGCTTTGGAGGCTTTGGAGGCTTCGGAGGCTTTGGAGGCTTCGGAGGAGAGCACATTTGGCTATTCCTTTGTTTTGGGCTCAAAGTTATCAGTGTCGGTAGATGTACACGGCATCAACGgtagcagcaacatgcaaaatgcaaatgtttattGGCCAAATGCTGAACGATCTCGGCCAGCTGAACTGAGAACAACGGTCCTTCTGGCTTCGCCTTCGCCTCCGTCTCCGAGTTGCCGGGCGATTGGAGCGGCGGGTGCTGACTGCCACAAAGTTGTCGCCTTTTGTTGTGGCAGCAACCATTTTGGTAAAAACAACTAATCAATTGGCAAATGTGCCATCCGTCAATCACGCAGTCAGTTGGCGGTGGTGTAGGTCACACGACACCACtcgcggcggctgctgctgctgctgcagctttgGTTGCAACTTGAAGCTGCAACttgagctgcaactgcaactgcagcggcCACCGAATTGACTCGCATTCACTTTTGGGGCACATAAAATGCCACCTTGGTTGTGAATGTCAGTTAGCCAATTTGaaaattcattcattcagcGCTTTGACGACTCGCTGACTGACTATTGCCAACATTTATTATTAGCCTTTCCCAAACTGACTATTTTTGGAGCTGCCGATGGCCacacagcagcaggcgcagtagtcgcagcagtcgcagcagtaGATGTAGTAgatgcagcagccgcagcaacaacaacatgccGCACATATCACAGCAAGACAAATTTCtatataattgcatttgtcGCAGGCTCTCCGAGCCTCGAAGTTCGATACCACTGGCGAGGCCAGATCGGCCAGACAATGCCAggcattatttttatataaattgcatGCCATTGGCCCGGCCAGTTGGCATTCCATCCAGCCAATTGTCGTTGGAGAGTTGAGACTCGAGAGTCGAGAGTCGGGGCAGGGTTTTTCGCTCCGATTGTGTTTTTGCCTCGCTTTTAGCCGGGCTCAAACTCTAATTGTCATTTAATGAGACACGCTCGGCATTTGCGCACGACACACGACTATCAATTTGGCAAGTTGCAGTTGCCCGCTGCCAACAGTAgcatcagaatcagaatcagaatcgcAATCAGAATCAGCAGTAGAAGAAGCCACCGATGAATCTGTTGGATTTGCTGACAAGCCAACTTGTCACAATGCATCGATTCTGCAAGTTAAATGCATCTAGCATCTTCACCAAAAGATACGCTATTTAAGAGATAAGCTCAAAAGTAGCTCAAGATTATAACCACTCAAATCCCTTTCTAATAGCATGTACACTGAATAAGCGTATTAGATGTGTCTAATAAGTATGTATTTATAGATTAAATTTCTTGGCATGCTGCATGCTTGCCCGGTATACGAAATTGTTGTCTTTGCAGATTGCTATGTGCAAATATCAAATGCCAAAAGAATAATTTCTAATTATATTTACCTTCGACCAATTAAGATGGTATATTATAAGGTTTTCTGGCGACATCAATCCCTAAATCAGTATATACTGATATAGGCAATGGGAGTAAAACCTGTTAAATAGTTTAATCGGATGATAATGGAATCACCCCCAAGATGATGTCATATGAGATAGCTGCGCAGTGAGCAGATGAGGGGTTTTGTTCCCGTCGAGTTTCAACAGCCTCCGTGGCGCAATTGGTTAGCGCGTTCGGCTGTTAACCGAAAGGTTGGTGGTTCGAGTCCACCCGGGGGCGCATCAAAGaaatttttttgcttttttacttttaatttaataaatagcTTCCCTAATGTTTTTGGGTTCATaaagcttttatttattgcttttgtGTGGCGAATTCAAAGTGTGCAATTAGTAGAGGGAAATCGCACACGCTGTGGGAGGTCTGCGAATGAATTCCGTGAACACAAAATTTATTGGGCAACTGAAAAGAACGACGAACGAACAGGcgtataatttgatttttattgagcGATAGCAGCGCCATTACCAGGATTACTTCAAGCCTTATACGTGTGTGCTTCAGCTGCAAGCCTGGGCACAATGTAACCTTTACGCGAGCAGCTCCACTTTCAGCCGCCTTCTGGTTTGCTCACCGGTTTTTTTCGCAtctgcttgctgcttgctgcaacTGACTGAAAACCACGAGCGTAACAACAGTTGCACATGCAACATGCACATGGTGGGTTGGTGTCGCCAGCAACGTGGCCAAGTGTATCATGGTAACTTGGAGACAGTTTGTCGTCGCTGGttttgctaattaaaatgtcTTGGTGCTGTCACTCAAAAGGCGGTCGCCTGATCCACTGCCcaagtcgagtcgagtcgagtggAGTCGAGTCTCTTGGTTGGCAGCGGACGACGGCGACGGTGACGgtgacgacgatgacgacgccCATTTTAGTCGGCAGTCAGCGGCAACAATGCGATTTTGCCTTTCGCGAaatgctgccgctgctgcctctgctgcctctgctgtcTCTGCTGCTACAATTTCATTGGAAGTCCGCTGATGTCTGATGATGTGGCAGGggcacgcggcgtatgcgcaatgcgACTGCGATCTCCCTCGCACAAAATGGCGATCGCATTGTTACagtttgcaattattttgatttattttttgttcgtCCCAGCGCTCGAGCactaatcaaaattaaaatgacgCGCTCGctgccatcccatcccatccaaggcgatgcgatgcggtgcgacgacaacgacgatgaTGGCCCCGCACCGATCACCCCACCCCGCTGGCCGGAGAGCCAGAAATCAATATTCTAAATTCTTTAACGCGTGTGCACATTTAAGGCAACGCCAGCTCATTGAGATGCGTGCCGGCGAACAGCCTGGCCAGCACTTATACGCAATTTCGCGCCATATTTGGGCCAAACATATTGGATTTTTTTGTCATCTCGACGTCTCCTTGCTCCCTGCACTTGGCCGGCATATAGAACAGCGCACCGGGCCACAGACCACAGATCCCAGCCATCCTAAGCTATGCTCAGCTTAACTGCTTGAGATCAGCCTGCCAGACTGTTTGTCTACTCCACTAATCGGGTGTCTTGGCTTGTTTCTTTCCAGGATGACCGATCGCCTACCTCGTCGGGCAACGAGTCGGATGATTCGTCGGACGTGGAGATGCCGTTGGAGGCGGCTGAGGTGGCAACCAAGTTGCCGGCCAGCAAAACAGAGGTATCAGCGCCTCCAGCTGCCTCCTGCTCGGCGGCTACCGCGTCCTCTGGCCCCAAAACCATGCCAGCATTGAACTATCAGACTGAGACCAACAGCGGACCCTCGACGTCCACGGCCGCCGGAGGAGGAGCCTCGGCGGACAGCAAGTACGTCTACTCAGCTGCCTCGATTGCCAACATACCGCAGAAGATGCTGAGGCAGCTCATCCAGTCGGGCCACTTGCAGGTGCACGCCGAAGAGGGTGAGTAGCACTGAAATCCCTAAGTGAAGCGCCAATACTAAACAGACACCCATACCCCACTTACAGATGGCAACCAGTATGTGACCATACCACTCAGCTCCACGGCAGCGAACCTGATAAAGAGCAACAAGCTAACAGCCTCCGGATCGGGAGCCCCAGGATCAGGAACGCCCGTCAAGAACGATGCGAGTGCCAGTGCCGACAAGCCGTTGACCATCAAACAGGAGTTCGATTAGCCCCCAGCTACGCCCACTGCTTATCCACCACTGAGAACTGCGTTTATCCACACTTGCCACACACCATCTGGAAAATCATCAGCAGGAGATTACCATTACTCCATACCACTACGTCATACCCACTACTCTCTTAAAGTCTATCCAAAGTTTTCGCGTCATCGGCCGGGGATGACGATCGCCTGCTACGTCTAAGTCATACTATATCTACTATACCGATACTATTTTTTATACCTATACAAGAAGAAGTGAAGTGAAGAAGAGAACACCCTGCGCTGGTACCCAAGATGCCAGCGGCATATCTACATACGtaagttttaaaagttttgcaaGTTATACAACAACATACAACATACGTACAGGCATCTGCTGAAATCGAGATGAATTATGATCGATGATTGTAtgagaaatggaaaacgagGATGATATGGATGTTCCTAAATCGCAGAGATCATGTTGCTTTGTTACTagtttatattgttttattatacaatacataaatacatataaaccaactttttttgcataaaaccAAAACGCCAGTGTGTTTCATTCGAGGTGCAACCTGCTTAAtcctttaaattaaatgattcTTGCCAATTTGCAGGCAACTAAGCCAGGTAATTCATGGCTCAATCAAGTGAAATGACACTTAAGCAGCTGAGAGCCCGCCCCAACGATTATGGACACCTACCTGCTAgtatatatactatacataGTTTGTATCTACGAGTATGAGAGTGCTTGGATTAAGCACACTCGCAAAAAGAGCAACGGAAAATGCCTTTTGGTATTTTGCCGCTTGATGGATGTGTCCGTGGTGGGTATTGtgcaattgattgattgacgACATAATCTTATTGACACTTAACCTAATTAAACGTCGCTCATTACCCGCCGGCTCAGGTagtcgcactcacactcacactcgcactcgccgTCTAGCACCTGTTACCGCTTATGGCCCTCGATTGGGGCTAAGGAGCCCAGGTCCCCGTCTTCCCATTGATCTTTCTGGCCGGCGGAGCGGGGCGGGGAGAAGGGGGTCGAGTACTTCCGCTTCGACGGAGGCACTTTGCATGCAGGAGGCCCACAAAAGGCCACAAAAGGCGCAACGTGTGGCACATACTAATGCTTGCCACTTACCAATTGGAGTACCATGGGGATCATTAACAATACTTCTCAATAAAATAATGGATATGCAAGTGTTGGAACTTTACAGGTGGAAAACTAGTCTTTGCTCTTAAGATAATAACTTGAAGGCAACCACTATACTCACCGCGTCTTCTTGTCTTAGCGTAAATAAGAACCACTAATTCTTAACCACTCTCCTTACTCGAGTTCCAAAATGATTTAACTTAAGGCAGACAGTTGCACTTCAAGTATTTCCACTGTACTTATCCACCGTGTGGACAACGGACTACCTGGGCGGTGGATTGGCACGCGCCGCGGTTTCCGTGGGCTTCGGTTTCGGTCTTGGTCTTCGACTTTGACTTGGTCTTCAGCCGGAAGCCGTTAGTTGTTTGGGCCATGTGCGCTTTAATGGCCGAGTGTTGACGGCGGAGACAGAAATCAAAGACTACGGCCACAGCCCACATGCCACATCCCACTCGCCGTTGGCCCGGTCAAAGTTGAGTGGGTCACTAAACTCGGATATCGACGGTGTTTGCGAATGGAACCGCAATTAGCGTTGATTATGGCCAGCAGAGTTGATTGACATTTTGTGGGCAAGTCCGTGCTGGTCATGTGTGCatgtttgtctgtctgtccgtccgtgtTTGTCCCGGCTAGCCGCTTCATTATTAACCGCACCCACGCGAAGCCATGTGAATATTGATCCTGGTCCGCTCTGCTGTCCTGCCATTCCGACGATTATTAATAATGGTCACGCGCGCGGAAAACTTTGCATTGCAATTTCGCAGTAGTCTCGGCAGTCCAAGTAGTCAGTTGCCATCGCGTTGTGCCGCCAAACGGCTGTGTCCTGGAGGACTAGGTTACCTACGGAAAATCCAATCCTGCGAAAATCAATACTAATGAGCCATTAAACGTGGCCCCAGCTGCAGTCGGCCGTAGTCTAATGAGCTGAGAGCTGAGCGGCGGCGGAAATTGAATGTTGGCTCTAACCAAGCAAGCGGCTGCAGCAGGAAATCACATCGGCATCGCTCTTAGCCATCTCTCCGCCGAACGGAAACGCTAAAGGTAAAAGTATCGGAAGCACTAAAACGGAAGTCTTAGGCGTAATGCCTTGCGCCTGAGTGGATGCGTAGCATGGGCTGCTCCAGTTCCAAGACCTCCGCCCCCGTAGAAGACACCAACTCATCGAAGCCCGGTTCGGCCAAGTCCAGTGCAACTAAAATGGACGCCAAGAAGGAGTACCGTAGGTGGAGACATAAAGCCGATTACTGCGAGTTTCACCAGGAACCTTCTTTCAGCTGCCTCTGAGGCCTTCACCATTCCGATGGAGAGCGACGACAATCCGGAGATGCCGCTAAACGAGACGGTGCGCCAGCCACCGAAGAGGATTCAGCAGCTGATGCAAGAGGCGGCCAGCACGGAGCCACTCACCCTGGAGGAACTGGAGGAGAAGCAGCTGAAGGCCGAGCAGCGGCGCCAGGAGCTCATGCAGCACAAACTGGAGATCATACAGAAGAATGCCCAGATGCTCATGAGGCCTCATGGGGAAACCGCTGGCGAAGATGAAGGTGAAGGCGACCGGAACGAAGACGAGAAGGAACAGCCCGAAAAGGTCTAACTATACATGCGTATACTTCTTTTTcattcacatttttattgttagctttaaattatatatgtattactATATATCGTAGTATATTTCCAAACAATTAGATTGTATGCAATTAAATCTGCTCTCATCGTCAAAATGCTGTCCATCTGTTCTTGGTTGTAATCCTATATGTCAAACCTTTTCTCTTGGTAGTCAAAAACGTGATCTATTTGTA
This sequence is a window from Drosophila teissieri strain GT53w chromosome 2R, Prin_Dtei_1.1, whole genome shotgun sequence. Protein-coding genes within it:
- the LOC122614212 gene encoding uncharacterized protein LOC122614212, translating into MRSMGCSSSKTSAPVEDTNSSKPGSAKSSATKMDAKKEYPASEAFTIPMESDDNPEMPLNETVRQPPKRIQQLMQEAASTEPLTLEELEEKQLKAEQRRQELMQHKLEIIQKNAQMLMRPHGETAGEDEGEGDRNEDEKEQPEKV